TTAATCTTGGAGCTGCTGTTTTGTAATATATGATCTCGCGTTGTGTTCTTCACCTCTTAAATTACTATGTAATGTTCACTTTGCATCCATACCATCAAAAGACGGGATGCGGTAGCTCGTTTGGTAAGGACCTTGGGGGTCAATTGTCATGTTTTCGGGTTCGACGCCAGGCGGAGGGGAACTGCCCATTTTGTCATCAAATGCGGTACTGGGTGTTGGGCTTTGTCCCCAGCCCAGCTATAGTCCTTCcgggtgaagtggaccgctgTCTAACCGGGTCCAGGGAATGACCCACGTAAGTGGGGAACCCtgggttatcaaaaaaaaaaaaaaaaaagtagagagTTACCTCAATAACATGTTTATTCCCGTCCATATCAAGCAAATCATGGCACATAGCATCATAGGTCCATTTGTGCATGACATGAGTAAAAGTAAAAGTTTGCATCGACCTTTCCTATGCTAGGAGACGCCATAATAATTATTACTTGGGATGGTTCATAATCTAACTAGAAGATGTTTTAGCTACTGAAACACAGAAAGACTACTTACCTGATTATCTACGAGGAAAAACGTCCCAATCTGTTACAACAAATGTGGGATAGTAAATGATACAGCTATGAAATGAAAGGAACAAAAACCTCTCTTATCTGCCAAAAGTGTTACATACACAACATTTGTATTTGTTGTTGGCAATGAACAAATGTGATGAAAGAATCCTCTGGATTCCCACACCCACCCAATAGagaaagtagaagaagaaatgaaaaaaacaccTTCCAAGCAACCCTGAAACGTCATTAGACTAACCGCATAGAAAAGAAGACAAGAGAGGAAGTGTTGATTTCTCTGTATCGTTCACCTTACAATTAGTTCTTAGGCAAAACTATTAGTAGCCTTGatgctttgatgatttcttttgTGTAtctttagttatttgattattgaTGCTTTATGTGGATGAGACTATATATATCCCCTTTGAATTGCAGTAAAACAAATTCCATTATGTAAACTAAAATTACATCAGAGATGCAATAACACTCCAAATCACAACATACAATGTACGTGACGTCGCGGaaagaatacatatatataatctcGAATGCTTCTTCTTAATGTAGTGATCAAATTGCCAGGGAGTAACATATCATCACAAGTCTCTATTTTTCACGTGAAAAGAAGCAGACTAGATAAATGCCTAACACTAAAAGCATACCAAAAGTACAATAGAACAACAATACACAGAACAAAAGTTTAAGAGTCTTCTGATAATGAACTACATAGACACATTAGTTCTACCAGCACGTACAACAACAACCACTCATAAATGTTAATGCTACACCTGAATCAGACCACAACAACAAACTCTTCACGTTCTGTACAGAGCACAGAACGATAGGTTTTTAACAGCTCACGGATGCTGCAGCGCCCTGCTGCTGTTGGACTTGATTCGCCTCTAAGCCTCTGTTTGTGTCTTCCGCCGCCTTCACGTCATTACTTTTCTCCTCAGCTACAGCTGCTGCAGCTTCGTGTGTTCCATTCCCCTGATTAGCTTCAAGGTTAGGCTTACCAGAAGTCGCATTCTCTCCTCCGTTAGCTTCAGCGCCAATGCTGCCCTTGTTCTCAGTCTCTTTCTCTGCAAGCTTATTCTCTCCATCACCCTCTTTCATCTCAGTGTCCTTTAGGTCTTCACCTTTGGGAGTCTCTTCAGCTTTTCCTCCACTCCCTGCCTTCTTTTCAACCTCAGAGGAATCCACTTCCATGGGCTCTTTCTTGTCAGTCGCAACTTCTCCCTCCTTGTTCTCTGCCTCAGCTTTCTTCTCAACCTCAGAGGAATCCACTTCCACGGGCTCCTTCTTGTCAGTCACAACTTCTCCCTCTTTGTTTTCATCCTCCTtgttctccttctccttctcagcCTCAGACTTTTCACCATCTTTGTTCTCCTCAACAAGTCCCTCCTTAACAGCAACATCTGCTTCTTCTGTCTGTCCGTTCTTGTCTTGTTGTGCCACTTGGTTCTTCTCAGCAGCCTCTTTATTATCCTTTTTAGTGAGAGAAGAGCGTCTCTTCTTCAAGAGAGGCTCTTTTTCAGGAGTGGGGGTCGTAGCCTTCACCTTCTGGCTGATCCTTGACGACCGCCTTGGAGTTTCCCCAGTCGTCCAATCAAACTCAGAGACGAGAGGGTTCCCAGGATGAGCCTTGAGGTACTGCTCAAGCTGCTTGCGTGAGCTGATCTCCTCACCCGTTGGAGCCATGAACACAATCTCTGTCTTCCTCGGTGTACCTGCTCTCTTCGGATAGAActggaataaaaaaaaaaagcttcccATTTATCACATAGCAGCAACATCTATCTTCTCCAGAAAAAGCCCCAAGCTTTTAACAGCCAAttctagggtttaggttttcCACACAGAGCATTTTCATCGGAAACCTTAATTTGATTCCTTATGTGTTAAATTCTCATCTAATCAAGGAACTAAACATACAGATCCCAAAACCAACCTTGAAAACAGTTACTTTCATTAAATTTCCCAAATCGAATATAAACCCTAGACCATAAGACAAGAAAAGAAACTTGCTCAAAATAGAAAACAGACAAGACAACACCCTTTTACAGACATCAATTTCTTTTAAGGGGAAATAAAAGCAatcacagcaaaaaaaaattccagaaaaattggggaaaaaaaaggaggagaagaaggaagatACCAGTTTCTTCCATGAAGTAGGAGCTGGTAGCTCAATGGACACGAGCTCGTCTGTGTTTTCCATCTTCTCCTCTCTTTTCACCTGACACAacagactctctctctctctcacttaaAACCCTTGTCACAAAATTCTGGTCTTTCTTTCCTTTCTAGTAATAAGAGCTGCTGAAAGCACCGTTGTGACACTAATGGATATGTTTGCGTGTTTCTtctgttattttctttttaataataatatcttttttttttcaaactaaaGTTGACTTTTCCTTTATCCACGAGAGCGAGGGTGATAGTTCAATGACAGACCTCTATGAGATCACCACGTGTCTTGTTTAGCCGACGTTTCATCGTGGATAAGGAAGCATCTGTTTTCCCGCTTCtggaagaaaataataaagtagaATGAAGAGTGGGGTTGAGGTCCGCTACGTGACCGCTTATTTTACGGCGAAtctgctctcttttttttttgtttgttcattccCACTATCCTAGTGAGCCTACTGCATGATACAAGCCCATGTTAAAGGGCCCATCCCAAATACTACTACTCGGAACCTTTTTTTGAGCGGAAGATTTCACATGGCGCTGAGGATTGACCGATTGAGAAACAAAAGTCTATTGTCTAAAACCATA
This region of Brassica napus cultivar Da-Ae chromosome C5, Da-Ae, whole genome shotgun sequence genomic DNA includes:
- the LOC106452189 gene encoding methyl-CpG-binding domain-containing protein 10 produces the protein MENTDELVSIELPAPTSWKKLFYPKRAGTPRKTEIVFMAPTGEEISSRKQLEQYLKAHPGNPLVSEFDWTTGETPRRSSRISQKVKATTPTPEKEPLLKKRRSSLTKKDNKEAAEKNQVAQQDKNGQTEEADVAVKEGLVEENKDGEKSEAEKEKENKEDENKEGEVVTDKKEPVEVDSSEVEKKAEAENKEGEVATDKKEPMEVDSSEVEKKAGSGGKAEETPKGEDLKDTEMKEGDGENKLAEKETENKGSIGAEANGGENATSGKPNLEANQGNGTHEAAAAVAEEKSNDVKAAEDTNRGLEANQVQQQQGAAASVSC